From one Bacteroides intestinalis DSM 17393 genomic stretch:
- a CDS encoding transglycosylase domain-containing protein — protein sequence MIKNIIKILWIFLAVIVLACVTVFFSIAKGWIGYMPPVEDLENPNYKFATQVFSEDGKVLGTYSFSKENRVYVGYNDLSPNVINALIATEDVRFAEHSGIDAIALFRAIVKRGLLFQKNAGGGSTITQQLSKQLYSPSADNVMERLFQKPIEWVIAVKLERYYTKEEILTMYLNKFDFLNNAVGIKTAANTYFGCEPKDLKIEEAATLVGMCKNPALYNPVRFNERSRGRRNVVLDQMRKAGYITAEECDSLQALPLTLKYTRVDHKEGMATYFREYLRGVLNAKKPVKGDYRGWQMQKFYEDSLDWENNPLFGWCEKNIKKDGSKYNLYTDGLKIYTTIDSRMQQYAEEAVEEHLKELQGYFFKEKKGRKQAPYSNRITKEQVDEILARTMKQSDRYRTMKKAGASDAQIEKAFNTPEEMSVFTWNGEKDTIMTPMDSIRYYKHFLRAGFMSMDPHNGHVKAYVGGPNYNYFQYDMAMVGRRQIGSTMKPYVYSLAMENGFSPCDEMRHVEFQGFDENGKPWAPRNANNKRYGEMVTLKWGLANSDNWITARLMSKLNPYELKRLLHSFGVRNREIVPSIALCLGPCEISVGEMVSAYTAFPNKGIRVAPMFVTRIEDSDGNVLATFSPEMEEVVSVSSAYKMLVMLRAVINEGTGGRVRRLGVKADMGGKTGTTNYNADGWFMGFTPSLVSGCWVGGEERDIHFDGMTHGQGASMALPIWSKYMVKVLGDKTLGYDESETFQLPEGFDPCKDNGDVDLEPASEIGLDDFFD from the coding sequence ATGATAAAGAACATCATAAAAATCCTTTGGATATTCTTAGCCGTCATAGTATTGGCTTGCGTCACTGTTTTCTTCTCCATTGCTAAAGGTTGGATAGGCTATATGCCTCCTGTTGAAGATCTGGAAAACCCTAATTATAAGTTTGCTACACAAGTTTTCTCGGAAGACGGGAAGGTACTTGGTACTTATTCGTTTAGCAAAGAGAACCGTGTATATGTGGGCTATAATGATTTATCCCCCAATGTCATCAATGCATTGATTGCAACAGAAGATGTGCGTTTTGCCGAGCATTCCGGAATTGATGCAATTGCTCTGTTTCGCGCCATTGTGAAGCGTGGTTTATTGTTCCAGAAGAATGCAGGTGGGGGTAGTACGATTACCCAACAATTATCGAAACAACTCTATTCGCCCAGTGCGGACAATGTAATGGAACGTTTGTTTCAGAAACCCATTGAGTGGGTAATTGCAGTGAAATTGGAGCGTTACTATACCAAGGAAGAGATACTTACGATGTATCTTAATAAATTTGACTTTTTAAACAATGCAGTCGGTATTAAAACTGCAGCCAACACTTACTTTGGCTGTGAACCTAAAGATTTAAAAATAGAAGAAGCTGCCACTTTAGTTGGTATGTGTAAAAATCCGGCTCTTTATAATCCCGTTCGTTTCAACGAGCGTTCACGCGGACGCCGTAATGTGGTGCTCGATCAAATGCGTAAAGCAGGATATATCACTGCCGAAGAATGTGATTCACTGCAAGCACTTCCACTGACCTTGAAATATACCCGTGTTGACCATAAAGAAGGTATGGCAACCTATTTTCGCGAATATCTGCGTGGAGTATTAAATGCCAAGAAACCTGTGAAGGGAGATTATCGGGGCTGGCAGATGCAGAAATTTTATGAAGATTCTCTTGATTGGGAAAATAATCCTCTGTTCGGCTGGTGCGAAAAGAATATAAAGAAAGATGGTTCAAAGTATAACCTTTATACGGATGGTCTGAAAATCTATACGACTATTGACTCCCGTATGCAGCAATATGCAGAAGAGGCAGTAGAAGAGCACCTGAAAGAACTACAAGGCTATTTCTTTAAAGAAAAGAAGGGACGGAAACAAGCACCCTACAGTAATAGAATTACGAAGGAGCAGGTAGATGAAATCCTTGCCCGCACCATGAAACAGTCTGATCGTTATCGGACCATGAAGAAAGCCGGTGCATCGGATGCTCAAATTGAAAAGGCTTTCAATACACCTGAAGAAATGTCGGTATTCACCTGGAATGGTGAAAAGGATACGATCATGACGCCTATGGATTCTATCCGTTATTACAAACACTTCCTTCGTGCCGGTTTTATGTCAATGGATCCGCACAACGGACATGTAAAGGCGTATGTAGGCGGACCTAATTATAATTACTTCCAATACGACATGGCAATGGTAGGACGTCGGCAGATTGGTTCTACTATGAAACCTTATGTATATTCACTGGCTATGGAGAATGGATTTTCTCCTTGCGATGAGATGCGGCATGTGGAGTTTCAGGGCTTCGATGAGAATGGTAAACCTTGGGCGCCTCGTAATGCAAATAATAAGCGTTACGGAGAGATGGTGACTTTGAAATGGGGACTGGCTAATTCGGACAACTGGATTACGGCGCGATTGATGAGTAAATTAAACCCGTATGAGTTAAAACGATTGTTACATAGTTTCGGTGTGCGCAATCGTGAGATTGTACCTTCTATTGCTCTTTGTCTTGGTCCTTGCGAAATCTCGGTAGGAGAGATGGTAAGTGCATATACGGCATTCCCCAATAAAGGAATTCGTGTGGCACCTATGTTTGTAACCCGTATAGAAGATAGTGATGGCAATGTACTGGCTACGTTCTCTCCGGAAATGGAAGAAGTTGTCAGCGTTTCCAGTGCTTATAAGATGTTGGTTATGCTGCGTGCGGTAATCAATGAGGGAACCGGTGGACGTGTTCGTCGCTTAGGCGTGAAAGCCGATATGGGTGGTAAAACTGGAACAACTAATTACAATGCAGATGGCTGGTTCATGGGCTTTACCCCTTCATTGGTATCCGGATGTTGGGTAGGCGGTGAAGAACGTGACATTCACTTCGATGGTATGACGCATGGGCAAGGTGCTTCTATGGCATTGCCTATCTGGTCAAAATACATGGTAAAAGTGCTTGGAGACAAAACACTGGGATATGATGAAAGTGAGACATTCCAACTCCCTGAGGGTTTTGATCCCTGTAAGGATAACGGAGACGTTGATCTGGAACCGGCATCGGAAATCGGTTTGGATGACTTCTTTGATTAA
- the pyrB gene encoding aspartate carbamoyltransferase gives MENRSLVTIAEHSKEKILYMIEMAKQFEARPNRRLLEGKVVATLFFEPSTRTRLSFETAANRLGARVIGFSDPKATSSSKGETLKDTIKMVSNYADIIVMRHHLEGAARYASEVTTVPIVNAGDGANQHPSQTMLDLYSIYKTQGTLENLNIFLVGDLKYGRTVHSLLMAMRHFNPTFHFIAPDELRMPEEYKIYCRDHGIKYVEHTDFTEETIADADILYMTRVQRERFTDLMEYERVKNVYILRNKMLEHTRPNLCILHPLPRVNEIAYDVDDNPKAYYFQQAQNGLYAREAILCDVLGITLDEVKA, from the coding sequence ATGGAAAACAGAAGTTTAGTCACCATTGCCGAGCATAGCAAGGAAAAAATCCTCTACATGATCGAGATGGCGAAGCAGTTTGAAGCCCGTCCCAACCGTAGGCTGCTGGAAGGGAAAGTGGTTGCAACCCTCTTTTTCGAGCCGTCCACCCGTACAAGACTCAGTTTTGAAACAGCAGCCAACCGCTTAGGAGCCCGCGTAATCGGGTTTAGTGACCCAAAAGCAACGAGTTCTTCGAAAGGCGAAACCCTGAAAGATACCATCAAAATGGTGAGCAACTACGCCGATATCATCGTGATGCGGCATCATCTGGAAGGAGCAGCCCGCTATGCCAGCGAAGTAACCACAGTGCCTATTGTCAATGCCGGAGACGGAGCCAACCAGCATCCTTCACAAACGATGCTCGACCTCTACTCCATCTACAAAACCCAGGGTACACTGGAAAACCTGAATATTTTCCTCGTTGGTGATCTCAAATATGGCCGTACCGTACACTCACTGCTGATGGCAATGCGTCACTTCAACCCAACTTTCCACTTCATAGCTCCTGATGAATTGAGAATGCCCGAAGAATACAAAATTTACTGCCGCGATCATGGCATCAAGTACGTGGAACATACGGACTTTACGGAAGAAACCATAGCAGATGCCGACATCCTCTACATGACTCGTGTGCAGCGTGAACGCTTCACTGACCTCATGGAGTACGAACGGGTAAAGAACGTCTACATCCTGCGCAACAAAATGCTGGAACATACCCGTCCTAATCTGTGTATTCTGCATCCCCTGCCCCGCGTCAATGAAATCGCATACGACGTAGACGATAATCCGAAAGCTTACTACTTCCAGCAAGCTCAAAACGGTCTGTATGCTCGTGAGGCTATTCTCTGTGATGTATTGGGCATCACACTGGATGAGGTGAAAGCCTAA
- the pyrI gene encoding aspartate carbamoyltransferase regulatory subunit: MSEKKQELQVAALENGTVIDHIPSENLFTVVSLLGLEHMNNNITIGFNLKSGKLGTKGIIKIADKFFCDDEINRIAVVAPNVKLNIIRDYEVVEKREVSLPEELRGIVKCANPKCITNNEPMATLFHVVDKENCVIRCHYCEKEQNRNEIEII, translated from the coding sequence ATGAGCGAAAAAAAACAAGAATTGCAGGTTGCCGCATTAGAAAACGGTACCGTTATCGACCATATCCCCTCTGAAAATCTGTTCACCGTAGTCTCTTTGCTGGGACTTGAACACATGAACAACAATATCACCATTGGCTTTAATCTCAAAAGCGGAAAGCTGGGTACTAAAGGCATTATTAAGATTGCGGATAAATTTTTCTGCGATGATGAAATTAATCGTATTGCCGTGGTAGCGCCTAACGTAAAGCTGAATATTATCCGGGATTATGAAGTGGTGGAAAAACGTGAAGTTAGCCTTCCTGAAGAACTTCGCGGCATTGTAAAGTGTGCCAACCCCAAATGTATCACGAACAACGAGCCCATGGCGACGTTATTCCATGTAGTAGACAAGGAAAATTGCGTGATCCGATGTCACTATTGCGAGAAAGAGCAAAACAGGAACGAAATTGAAATAATATAA
- a CDS encoding flavin reductase family protein, with the protein MKQDWKPGTMIYPLPAVLVSCGSTPEEYNIVTIAWTGTICTNPPMCYISVRPERHSYEILKRNMEFVINLTTKDMARATDWCGVRSGKDYNKFEEMHLTPGKSTVVNAPLIEESPLCIECRVKEIMSLGSHDMFIADVVNVRADDRNLNTETGKLELAEANPLVYVHGGYYELGEKIGKFGWSVEKKK; encoded by the coding sequence ATGAAACAAGACTGGAAGCCCGGAACAATGATCTATCCGCTTCCTGCCGTATTGGTAAGCTGCGGAAGCACTCCGGAAGAATATAACATAGTAACAATTGCATGGACGGGAACGATTTGTACGAACCCGCCCATGTGCTATATTTCAGTACGCCCCGAACGCCACTCCTACGAAATCCTAAAACGGAATATGGAGTTTGTCATTAATCTCACGACCAAAGATATGGCGCGTGCAACGGATTGGTGTGGCGTACGTTCCGGGAAAGACTACAATAAGTTCGAAGAAATGCATCTGACACCGGGAAAAAGTACTGTGGTCAATGCTCCCCTTATTGAAGAATCCCCCTTGTGTATAGAATGCCGTGTAAAGGAAATCATGTCACTCGGCTCGCATGATATGTTTATTGCCGATGTGGTAAACGTACGTGCCGACGACCGGAACCTGAATACGGAAACCGGAAAACTGGAACTGGCGGAAGCTAATCCACTGGTTTATGTACATGGAGGATACTATGAATTGGGCGAAAAGATCGGTAAATTTGGCTGGTCTGTTGAGAAGAAGAAATAA
- a CDS encoding porin family protein: MNKVLKSFILCLLLFPATMWGQSHLVPGTAVEEPLSKHHHDRPVNFGIKGGFTSSLFLVSNLTLNGITIDEVQNNYKIGYFGSVFMRINFERHFLQPEISYNINRCNITFEKPAEENAPLEMASITSSIHSIDIPVIYGYNVIKEGPYSLAVFGGPKFRYIWNKKSEVTFENFDQQGISERLRPLNLSFTLGVAVTISRIFFDFRYDIGLHNISRKVTYDDGVVEGDPPADEIRFHRRDNVLSFSFGVFF, encoded by the coding sequence ATGAACAAAGTATTGAAGAGCTTTATCCTGTGCCTTTTGCTTTTCCCCGCTACGATGTGGGGACAGTCTCATCTTGTGCCTGGCACGGCGGTTGAAGAACCTCTGAGCAAACACCACCATGACCGTCCGGTGAACTTCGGTATTAAAGGTGGCTTCACCTCTTCCCTTTTTCTTGTATCCAACCTTACATTGAACGGTATCACAATAGACGAGGTGCAGAATAACTATAAGATAGGTTATTTCGGTTCTGTCTTCATGCGTATCAACTTTGAACGCCACTTCCTGCAACCGGAAATATCCTACAACATTAACCGCTGCAACATCACTTTCGAGAAACCTGCTGAAGAGAATGCCCCTTTGGAAATGGCATCTATTACGTCATCCATTCACAGCATAGATATTCCTGTGATCTATGGATATAATGTTATCAAGGAGGGACCTTATAGCCTGGCTGTATTCGGCGGTCCAAAGTTCCGTTATATCTGGAATAAAAAAAGCGAAGTCACTTTTGAGAATTTTGACCAGCAGGGAATCAGCGAAAGATTGCGGCCATTGAACCTCAGTTTTACCCTTGGAGTAGCCGTTACCATTTCCCGCATTTTCTTCGACTTCCGTTATGATATAGGATTACATAATATATCGCGCAAAGTGACTTATGATGACGGTGTCGTCGAAGGTGATCCACCCGCCGACGAAATACGTTTCCACCGGCGAGACAATGTTCTCAGTTTTTCCTTTGGAGTATTCTTTTAG
- the glyA gene encoding serine hydroxymethyltransferase, whose product MKRDDLIFDIIEKEHQRQLKGIELIASENFVSDQVMEAMGSCLTNKYAEGYPGKRYYGGCEVVDQSEQIAIDRIKEIFGAEWANVQPHSGAQANAAVFLAVLNPGDKFMGLNLAHGGHLSHGSLVNTSGIIYTPCEYNLNKETGRVDYDQMEEVALREKPKMIIGGGSAYSREWDYKRMREIADKVGAILMIDMAHPAGLIAAGLLDNPVKYAHIVTSTTHKTLRGPRGGIILIGKDFPNPWGKTTPKGEIKMMSQLIDSAVFPGIQGGPLEHVIAAKAVAFGEILQPEFKEYAAQVKKNAAVLAQALIDRGFTIVSGGTDNHSMLVDLRSKYPDLTGKVAEKALVSADITVNKNMVPFDSRSAFQTSGIRLGTPAITTRGAKEDLMLEIAEMIETVLSNVENEAVIAEVRARVNKTMEKYPLFAY is encoded by the coding sequence ATGAAAAGAGACGATTTAATTTTCGATATCATCGAAAAAGAACATCAACGTCAGCTCAAAGGTATTGAACTGATTGCATCAGAGAATTTTGTAAGTGACCAAGTAATGGAGGCAATGGGCTCCTGTCTCACTAACAAGTATGCAGAAGGTTATCCTGGCAAACGTTACTACGGAGGTTGCGAAGTAGTAGACCAGAGCGAACAAATTGCTATCGACCGCATAAAGGAAATCTTTGGTGCAGAATGGGCTAACGTGCAACCCCACTCAGGCGCACAGGCTAATGCAGCTGTATTCCTCGCTGTATTGAATCCGGGTGACAAATTCATGGGATTGAATCTGGCTCACGGCGGTCACCTCTCACACGGCTCTTTAGTAAATACTTCCGGTATTATCTATACTCCCTGTGAATATAATCTGAATAAGGAAACCGGTCGCGTAGACTATGACCAGATGGAAGAAGTTGCTTTGCGCGAAAAACCTAAAATGATCATCGGTGGCGGTTCAGCATATTCCCGCGAATGGGACTACAAACGTATGCGCGAAATCGCAGACAAAGTAGGTGCTATCCTGATGATCGATATGGCTCACCCTGCCGGACTGATTGCAGCCGGATTGCTGGATAACCCTGTGAAGTATGCTCATATCGTTACTTCTACTACCCATAAGACTTTGCGTGGTCCTCGCGGTGGTATCATCTTGATTGGCAAAGACTTCCCTAATCCTTGGGGAAAAACAACACCGAAGGGTGAAATCAAGATGATGTCTCAGCTGATCGACTCAGCCGTATTCCCGGGTATTCAGGGCGGTCCGTTGGAACACGTTATTGCAGCAAAAGCTGTTGCATTCGGTGAAATCCTGCAACCTGAATTCAAAGAATATGCTGCTCAAGTGAAGAAAAATGCAGCCGTACTGGCACAAGCATTAATCGACCGTGGCTTTACAATCGTTTCAGGTGGTACGGATAATCACTCTATGCTAGTTGACCTACGTAGCAAATATCCGGATCTCACAGGTAAAGTTGCTGAAAAAGCATTGGTATCTGCCGATATCACTGTAAACAAGAATATGGTTCCGTTTGATAGCCGCTCTGCATTCCAAACTTCCGGTATCCGTCTGGGTACTCCTGCCATCACTACTCGTGGTGCTAAAGAAGATCTGATGCTGGAAATTGCAGAAATGATTGAAACGGTTCTGTCCAATGTAGAAAATGAAGCGGTTATTGCCGAAGTTCGCGCACGCGTGAATAAGACTATGGAAAAATATCCGCTGTTTGCATACTAA
- a CDS encoding formate--tetrahydrofolate ligase: protein MKSDIEIARSIELKKIKQVAEGVGIPREEVENYGRYIAKIPTNLIDEEKVKKSNLILVTAITATKAGIGKTTVSIGLALGLNKIGKKAIVALREPSLGPCFGMKGGAAGGGYAQVLPMEKINLHFTGDFHAITSAHNMISALLDNYLYQHQADGFGLKEIIWQRVLDVNDRSLRSIVTGLGPSTNGITEESGFDITPASEIMAILCLAKDIDDLKRRIENIILGFRFDGCPFTVKELGIAGAITVLLKDAINPNLVQTTEGSAAFVHGGPFANIAHGCNSILATKMAMTFGDYVVTEAGFGADLGAEKFYNIKCRKSGLQPKLTVIVATAQGLKMHGGVSLDRIKEPNMEGLQQGFGNLDKHIRNLRSFGQTVVVAFNRFASDTDEEVEAIRHHCEEKLGVGFAVNNAFAKGGEGAVELANLVVDAIEKKPSEPLNFSYSENDSVEQKIEKIACNLYGASVVTYSIHSRKIIKLIEKMGIGHYPVCIAKTQYSFSADPKIYGAVNNFEFHIKDIVINNGAEMIVAIAGEILRMPGLPKEPQAMHIDIVDGNIEGLS, encoded by the coding sequence ATGAAATCAGACATTGAAATAGCTCGCAGCATAGAGCTGAAGAAAATTAAGCAGGTAGCCGAAGGTGTGGGTATTCCGCGCGAAGAAGTAGAAAACTACGGACGGTATATCGCTAAAATTCCAACGAATTTGATTGATGAAGAGAAAGTGAAGAAAAGTAACCTGATACTGGTTACCGCCATTACTGCTACCAAAGCAGGTATTGGTAAAACTACAGTTTCTATCGGTCTGGCTTTGGGATTGAATAAAATTGGTAAAAAGGCGATTGTTGCTTTGCGTGAGCCTTCATTAGGACCTTGTTTCGGCATGAAGGGTGGGGCAGCAGGTGGCGGTTATGCCCAGGTGCTTCCTATGGAAAAGATAAATCTGCACTTTACAGGAGATTTTCATGCCATCACTTCGGCGCACAATATGATATCCGCATTGCTCGACAATTATCTTTATCAGCATCAGGCGGATGGATTCGGGCTGAAAGAGATTATCTGGCAGCGTGTACTGGATGTGAACGACCGTTCTTTGCGTAGTATTGTCACGGGTTTAGGTCCCAGTACGAACGGTATTACCGAAGAATCCGGCTTTGATATTACCCCTGCATCCGAAATTATGGCTATTCTTTGTCTGGCAAAGGACATAGACGACCTGAAACGACGGATTGAGAATATTATTCTTGGTTTCCGATTTGATGGTTGTCCATTCACAGTGAAGGAGTTAGGTATTGCTGGAGCTATTACTGTCTTGTTGAAAGATGCCATTAATCCGAACTTAGTTCAAACTACCGAAGGATCGGCTGCTTTTGTTCATGGAGGTCCATTCGCCAATATTGCACATGGTTGTAACTCTATTCTGGCAACGAAAATGGCCATGACTTTCGGCGACTATGTTGTAACGGAAGCCGGCTTCGGTGCTGACCTCGGTGCGGAGAAATTTTATAATATCAAATGCCGTAAAAGTGGATTGCAACCAAAGTTGACTGTAATTGTTGCCACCGCACAAGGTTTGAAAATGCATGGAGGCGTCAGCCTTGATCGTATTAAAGAGCCCAATATGGAGGGATTGCAGCAAGGTTTCGGTAATCTTGATAAGCATATACGTAATCTGCGTTCGTTCGGTCAGACGGTGGTGGTTGCTTTTAATCGTTTTGCCAGTGATACAGACGAGGAAGTGGAAGCGATCCGTCATCACTGTGAGGAAAAATTAGGCGTTGGTTTTGCTGTCAACAATGCATTTGCAAAAGGTGGAGAAGGAGCCGTGGAACTTGCTAATCTGGTAGTGGATGCTATTGAGAAGAAACCTTCCGAACCTTTGAACTTCAGTTATAGTGAGAATGATAGTGTAGAACAAAAGATAGAGAAGATAGCTTGTAATCTATATGGTGCCAGTGTGGTGACTTATAGCATTCATTCACGCAAAATCATTAAACTGATAGAGAAGATGGGCATTGGTCATTATCCAGTTTGTATAGCTAAAACTCAATATTCTTTCTCTGCCGATCCGAAGATATATGGTGCAGTGAATAATTTTGAATTCCACATCAAAGATATTGTAATCAATAACGGTGCGGAAATGATTGTTGCCATTGCAGGAGAAATTTTACGTATGCCGGGACTTCCCAAAGAACCGCAGGCTATGCATATTGATATTGTGGATGGAAATATAGAAGGATTGAGCTGA
- a CDS encoding TlpA disulfide reductase family protein: MKKEIVTLFLMASVWAAQAQGTFTIEGQVKNVEDGTLVTLFRLDGNVGNSIGVDTIRNGHFRFQAETLGNETEIVDMMGRSDKFPSMSLRLWVRSGDNIQISGENTLIRTWDVKSTVPEQVANQAFINDSRELWNEYQRNALLQRAYRRKYAGSAVDEERQAIRAQADSLQKVEDEISIRIDANTIKRMKQIPVDDIWLEHLKRLAMSAKYTENYPYKDEVIALYEGLTDEEKQTSWAMDTYTYLFPPQVVEVGDEMADADLYDLEGNVHHLSDFKGKYIMLDFWSRGCGPCIMALPEMKEVAEMYKDRLTIVSLSIDTRKGWEAASKAHEMTWQNLSDLKGSNGLYAKYGVRGIPNYVLISPEGRIVEKWFGYGKQSLKRKLRRLLNANEYVMSLGEENGHKVVNFPTVKKSNNDIPEIRQVVLTDTATVLRIRAYYIPKYWIQIMKNIQLVADNGTVCPVLRSEGIPLGEKFYMPESGETDYTLYFAPLPEGTRSFDMVEPGDSNSDRVEGIALTLE; this comes from the coding sequence ATGAAGAAAGAGATTGTAACGCTGTTCTTAATGGCAAGCGTTTGGGCAGCACAAGCTCAAGGGACTTTTACAATAGAAGGGCAAGTGAAGAATGTAGAAGACGGAACTTTAGTCACCTTGTTTCGTTTAGATGGAAATGTGGGTAACAGTATCGGTGTTGATACGATTCGTAACGGACATTTTCGTTTTCAGGCAGAAACATTGGGAAATGAAACTGAAATAGTGGACATGATGGGAAGAAGTGACAAGTTTCCTTCTATGAGCTTAAGACTTTGGGTTCGTTCGGGAGATAATATACAGATAAGCGGTGAAAACACACTGATACGGACTTGGGATGTGAAAAGCACTGTTCCGGAACAAGTGGCTAATCAGGCTTTTATAAACGACTCACGCGAATTGTGGAATGAATATCAGCGCAATGCTTTATTGCAGCGTGCATACCGCCGGAAGTATGCAGGAAGTGCGGTGGACGAAGAAAGACAGGCGATACGTGCACAAGCTGATAGTTTGCAGAAGGTAGAGGATGAAATTAGTATCCGTATTGATGCCAACACTATAAAGCGTATGAAGCAGATTCCGGTTGACGATATTTGGCTGGAGCACTTGAAAAGGTTGGCAATGTCGGCTAAGTATACTGAAAATTATCCTTATAAAGATGAAGTGATTGCTCTCTATGAAGGACTGACTGATGAAGAAAAACAAACCTCTTGGGCAATGGATACATATACATATCTCTTTCCTCCTCAAGTAGTGGAAGTGGGTGATGAAATGGCAGATGCGGATCTGTACGACCTAGAGGGAAATGTACATCATTTGTCTGATTTTAAAGGTAAGTATATTATGCTGGATTTCTGGAGTCGTGGTTGCGGGCCTTGTATTATGGCTTTGCCTGAGATGAAAGAAGTGGCTGAGATGTATAAAGATCGCTTGACGATAGTAAGTCTGAGCATTGATACCAGGAAAGGGTGGGAAGCAGCCTCTAAAGCCCATGAAATGACTTGGCAGAATTTGAGTGATTTGAAAGGAAGCAATGGATTATATGCTAAATACGGAGTACGTGGAATTCCAAATTATGTCCTTATTTCACCAGAAGGACGCATCGTAGAAAAATGGTTCGGATACGGGAAGCAGAGTCTGAAACGAAAACTTCGTCGCCTGCTAAATGCAAATGAATACGTGATGAGCTTAGGGGAAGAGAATGGGCATAAAGTGGTGAATTTCCCGACTGTAAAGAAAAGTAATAACGATATTCCTGAAATCCGCCAGGTAGTATTGACGGATACTGCTACGGTCTTGCGGATTCGTGCCTATTATATACCCAAATATTGGATACAAATTATGAAGAATATCCAGTTGGTAGCGGACAATGGAACTGTATGTCCTGTCCTTCGCTCAGAAGGTATTCCTTTAGGGGAGAAATTCTATATGCCCGAAAGTGGAGAAACCGATTATACTCTTTATTTCGCTCCACTGCCTGAAGGAACACGTTCTTTCGATATGGTCGAACCGGGAGACTCGAATTCAGACCGTGTCGAAGGTATCGCTTTGACACTTGAATAA
- a CDS encoding ABC transporter ATP-binding protein, translated as MIKTIGLSKIFRTESVQTTALNEVSLEINQGEFVAIMGPSGCGKSTLLNMIGLLDSPTSGELWFLDQEVSHYSENDRTDLRNGNLGFVFQSFNLIDELTVFENVELPLLYAGVSTRERVKRVNEALERMQIAHRTEHYPQQLSGGQQQRVAIARAIVTNPRIILADEPTGNLDSTNGNEVMSLLKELNRDGATVVMVTHSEENAREAERIIRMMDGYILTESKNIRVVDA; from the coding sequence ATGATAAAGACTATTGGACTCAGTAAGATATTTCGTACGGAAAGCGTGCAGACCACTGCATTGAATGAAGTAAGTTTGGAAATCAATCAGGGAGAGTTTGTTGCCATTATGGGACCTTCCGGTTGTGGTAAGTCTACCTTGCTGAATATGATAGGTTTGCTTGATAGCCCCACTTCCGGTGAACTTTGGTTTCTGGATCAGGAAGTTTCCCACTACTCCGAGAATGACCGTACGGATTTGCGTAACGGAAATCTTGGTTTTGTATTCCAAAGTTTCAATCTGATAGATGAACTTACAGTCTTTGAAAACGTGGAACTTCCTTTGCTCTATGCCGGAGTATCCACGCGTGAGCGTGTGAAACGTGTCAATGAGGCTTTGGAGCGTATGCAGATAGCTCACCGCACTGAGCATTATCCGCAACAACTTTCCGGTGGGCAGCAACAGCGTGTGGCCATAGCCCGTGCCATTGTTACCAATCCCCGTATTATCCTCGCTGATGAACCTACGGGAAATCTGGATTCTACGAACGGTAATGAAGTGATGAGCCTCCTGAAAGAACTGAATCGTGATGGGGCCACTGTTGTTATGGTTACCCACTCTGAAGAGAATGCCCGCGAAGCAGAAAGAATCATACGGATGATGGACGGATATATATTGACTGAAAGTAAAAATATTCGGGTAGTAGATGCTTAA